TTAAAAAAACGTTCGGTCGTAATTCACCTATGGATTCATTATTAAATTATGTTGCAGTACAATATGGATTAAAAAATGCACAAAATGATAGCGAAGATAAGGAAGGTTTTAGACATATAGACAAAGTATTATCACTTGCAGCTGGTAGTGTTGATAAGCATTTTGGAGGAATGAGTAAATATACTATTGCAAATTCACCTCTTCCAACACATCCAATTAATCCATTGACTGGTGAAATAATGAAAGACCAGAATGTTTTAGTTCCAGGTTTGTTTTCTTGGGATAACTCAAAAGTAGATAATATGTTATCAATGGGTAAACCACACCATAAATTTAAAGATACAAAGGGAGCATCACAATACGTTAAAAGAGCTGCAAAATTATTTGGAGCTGATTTAGTTGGAATTGCACCATATAATGAAAATACAAAAAGATGGACTTATACTGAGTGGACATCTTTAAATACAAAACCATTTACAATGCCAGATGGCTCAAGAGAGTTTATGCCATTCGATCTTGATAAGTTAGTAAATGAAAATAAATATGAAGGATTTGGTGTTAAAACAAGAAAATCTGATTTTAAGAGAGAAGCAGGATTTGAACCGAAATCAATTATTGTATTAGCATTTAATCAGGATTATGACGGGTTTAAAACAGCACCGTCATATATTGTGAATGCAGCATCTGGAGTTAAATATTCTGCTATGGCAGAAGTATCTCATAAATTAGCTGAATTTTTAAGGGGGATAGGTTATAAAGCTATTCCATGTGGAAATGATACAGCTTTATCAGTTCCACTTGCAATAGAAGCTGGTTTAGGTGAAGGTAGTAGAATGGGAATATTAGTTACAGAAAAATTCGGACCACGTGTTCGTTTGTGTAAAATCTATACAGACTTAGAATTACATCCAGATAAACCAAAAACATTTGGAGTTAAAGAATTTTGTAATGTTTGTATGAAATGTGCAGATGCTTGTCCAGGTAAAGCTATTTCACACGAACCATCAAAAGTTCTTAAAGAAGGAATGGAGTTTGAAACAGGTAAAGTAGGTATATCAAATATTAGTGAAGTTGAAAAATGGTATATGAATGGAGAAAGATGTTTGTCATTTTGGAGCTACAATGGGTCTGGTTGTGGTACGTGTATTTCAGTTTGTCCATACAATAAAATTGATGAGTGGCATCATGATTTATCAAAATTAATGACGTTAACGCCATTTAAACCATTATTACGTTCGCTAGACGAAATGTTTGGATACGGAGGTCCTATAGAGCCGGATGAACGTTTAGAATCAAAATATTTAAAAGATGCTGTTAATGATTTCTGGAATAGACTATAATAAGGGGGATAAATTATGCATATAATAATTAGCTTAGCAAAATGGTTATTAACACTACATCAATTAGTATGGTTTGTAGTTGGAGGACTGATATGTTCTTCAATAGCATATTTTTATATGAAATTAAAGCAGGATAATAAAATTAACAAATTGAATTTTACATCTATATTATTATCAGCATGCACTTTTTCATTTACGATATTATGGACATATGATTCATATGTAGAAAATGAAGTTAGAGCAGCTAATATGGGACTATTAGTATTTGGAGGATTAGCAGTAGTTTTTGCAATACTTGGATATAGATTCACACAGAAAAATGATGTAAGTAAAGTGGAGATAAAACATTAGAAGTGGAAGAAAATATCATTTATAATTAAATAATAATATAAAAATCCCCTTGTTATATACGTATATAACAAGGGGATTTTTATATTATTTGTTCTGACCTGGTATCAATGTAATTTAAAATATAAACATATAGGGATGAAGCAAATCACATGTTAGATAGGAGCTACTGATTGACACTAGTCAACAAATATTGTATGTAGACAGGATAATATATAAAATAATATTGCAAAATGCTATTAAAAATATAAATAGGGTAAAATGACGCCAAAG
The window above is part of the Tepidibacter aestuarii genome. Proteins encoded here:
- a CDS encoding reductive dehalogenase, which gives rise to MNRREFLKVAGATTAVTGVTLATKPKKAFAVELGKEQDQFPNKVTKDFKGFNQKNLMFMRGFWDNTPYDDEYIKKTFGRNSPMDSLLNYVAVQYGLKNAQNDSEDKEGFRHIDKVLSLAAGSVDKHFGGMSKYTIANSPLPTHPINPLTGEIMKDQNVLVPGLFSWDNSKVDNMLSMGKPHHKFKDTKGASQYVKRAAKLFGADLVGIAPYNENTKRWTYTEWTSLNTKPFTMPDGSREFMPFDLDKLVNENKYEGFGVKTRKSDFKREAGFEPKSIIVLAFNQDYDGFKTAPSYIVNAASGVKYSAMAEVSHKLAEFLRGIGYKAIPCGNDTALSVPLAIEAGLGEGSRMGILVTEKFGPRVRLCKIYTDLELHPDKPKTFGVKEFCNVCMKCADACPGKAISHEPSKVLKEGMEFETGKVGISNISEVEKWYMNGERCLSFWSYNGSGCGTCISVCPYNKIDEWHHDLSKLMTLTPFKPLLRSLDEMFGYGGPIEPDERLESKYLKDAVNDFWNRL